In Camelus ferus isolate YT-003-E chromosome 33, BCGSAC_Cfer_1.0, whole genome shotgun sequence, the genomic stretch tttatagatgaagaagctgGAACTTAGGATAAGaagcctgcccaaggtcacagacaACGTGAGCATGAGGACCTGCACCTGATTTGAGCCTGAGTCCTCAGTCCTGGTACCTTAAAGCCATATCACACATCTTATTTATTATCATCCTCTATCATCAACGATTTGTGTTGTCCACTAGCCACGGTGTCATCAGAAATCTGACCGGTTTCACAAGATTCCTGTGGTCCTGACACTTTATTGGGAGGAAAAATACACACCACTCATTTACAGAGCTTTGTGTTCAAGGCACATTCACATCCACGTCCTTAGTGGAACCTCACATCACTATGAATGAAACGAGTCAGgcaacattttctgatttcacagatgaggaaaagtgactttcccaaggtcacatagctagaaaCTGAAATTGGAATTAGAACTCCTAGGCCCTGGAAATATCCAGAATTCTTTCACTATACTACGTggcctcttcaataaataaatgaacagaacaaataaataaaccttccTAGGAAATGCAGAGGGACCCTCCATCAAACCTGGTTCCAGAGGGAGTTATCAGACTGGCACCTACAAGCCTCTTGGAAGAGTGGAAGGGGTTCTGGCTGGCTTCCCTGAGCCTGATGTCTGTTCCCAGGATGCCCCGGAGGACATGGGGCCAAGGCATGACTCAGGGAGGCGCACCCCAGGCCTGTCacccctcccagcttccctgcccATGGACTGTAaactggctttgaagacagattCCGAACTGCCTGTGGGGAAGCAGTGCCCCCTTTCCGGGCCCAGGGTCCGGCAGCTCTCTCAGCATGATGCCATGGACTCCAGCTAGACCTGTTAGCCCTCGGCCTGAGAAAGCAGCTGGCTCCGTGCAGACGTGGGTCCTGCAGTCCACTTCCTCCCAGCCCCGGGGCAGAAGGGGTTGGAAATGTCATCCCAGAAGTCAGCTTGGCTAACATCCAGCATGGAGGGCCCTTTAGAGACTGAGtccttatttcacagatggggtACCTGGGGCCCTTTGAGACATGgctggtccaaggtcacacagctgattaCTGGGAGAACAGAGGGTCTAGCCCATGGGCCCTGTCCTGTGGGTCTGCAGCTGGACGTTAGCCACAAACCCAAGCGTAGGTCCCAACCTTGACCCTCTTGGGCAGATGAGGTGGTGACTGAGCTCAGAGGCCACTTCAGACCCTGAAGGGCTGAGTCTGGACCAGCACAAACTCACATGGTTTCTCTGGTACTGTCATCAAGACGGTGGGGCAGCAGGGTGAGGCTAGTGAGTGGCTTGACCACTCCAAGTGTCCCACGGAGATGTGTGCTATTTGCTCGAAAGAGGGAGCTGTCAGCAGATGGGCACGAAACATCCCCAGAGGGTGGGTTCTGAGCCAGAAGACCTTCTGGGTCTCAGCTCCCTCCggcctctgctctctccttttccccctagAAATGGCCCCTGAAGCAAGACCCTGAAacctccatcctcccagccctccatccttcctccatCCGGAAGCTCCATGCTTCATCCTAAATGGGGAGGCCTGGCTCTCTGAGCTGACTTCAGCCTGGTGGCCTCACCATGACTCCCCAAGTCCCCATGATTCCCCTGAGCAAATAATCCTTTACCATACAGGAAGGGACAAGGAGGGAGGAGGTCTCTGCCCTGCCCTTCTCAGTTCTGCCAGAGTGGGCAAACCAGGCCAATGCCATCCAAGTACCCTGTGCTAACTTAGTGAGATCGCTTCTTCCTGCCCGGAACACCTACTGGGCCTGGCTAGTGCTGGTCCCACTGGGCTTGCAGAACAGTGCACAGGTTGGCCCTGTGTTTCACGTCTGTCTCCCGGGGCCTCTCCTCCTGGTCGGGGCAGAGTGTAGCTGAAACCAAACGCAGCCCCTTAGCCTGAGTCACTCATTCGTGAGCAGACTGGAGATCAGTGGCAGGGCGCCCATGTCTGAGTCAAAGTTGTCCAGGAGACAGCCTGGGGTGGCCACAGGGTCCCTAGGGGCAAGGTCATGGGCAAAGCTCCAGTCAGACGTTCTGTGCTCACCGCAGCTGGTTAAGCTCAGGAGTGACCATTCTTCAACTGATTGGTTCCATGGTCCAGCTGGGTCCCCGGGGGGAGCAAGAGGCATTTCTGGGGGTTCCTGTTTCATATAGCCCTTGGCCAGGGCCGGTAGAGGCCAGCCCATCTCAGTATCTAGGCGCATCCTGAACTGGGGGCCAAGGCCATCTGTTGAAGAGGACTCTTCTTCCAGGAGGCCTGACTTggctgccttctcctctgtgcaTCTGGTCTGCTTCAGGTAGCCCTGGAACGCCCCTGCAGCTGGGTCTTCTTCTGCAGGCCCCTCAGGCCCCTGGGGACTAACGTGGCCTAAAGCTGAGCCACCTGGCACATCCTGAGGCTGTCTTTTGGAGTTTTGGACCAGGCCAATGCCACTGTCATCCGGGTCCGGGCTGTCACTCCCCACCTGCGGCTCCCAGCTGGGCTCCGTGCCAGGACTCAGGCTGGGCTCCCGTAAGCAGATCCCGCTgtctgtgctgctgctgctgccgctgccacAGCTGTTCTCCAGTGACAGGGGTGCCCCCTTTCCAAGAGTccccccagcctgggggtggggggcagagaggaggaactGGGGCTCATCGGTCTGCAGGGATGGCTTGGCACTGCCAAAGCCACTGTCTGTGCTGCCGTGCAGCTCCGAGTTCCTCAGCTCTGCGGACACCTTAGGGAAGGCCTCTTCGTCGAGGGGATGGATGGTGTCCT encodes the following:
- the IL10RA gene encoding interleukin-10 receptor subunit alpha; protein product: MLPRLVVPLAALLSLRFVSRAHELPKPPSAWFAAEFFHHVLHWTPIPNQSESTYYEVELLRYGENLWKPIPNCSQTPMLSCDLTMATLDLYHSSGYLAKVRAVNGSQCSNWTHPKTRFTMDEVTLTVGSVKLELHSGVIRGTIHPPRPSVAPAGDTYESIFPHFREYTIEVRKVPEPSKLQEKKVKQENFSLQIPGGLGEFCVRVKPSVGSRVNNGSWSKEECITLTPQYFTVTNLSIFFIFVLLLYGTLAYCLALRLYVRRGRKLPTVLVFKEHGPFSFTSQLSCPETQDTIHPLDEEAFPKVSAELRNSELHGSTDSGFGSAKPSLQTDEPQFLLSAPHPQAGGTLGKGAPLSLENSCGSGSSSSTDSGICLREPSLSPGTEPSWEPQVGSDSPDPDDSGIGLVQNSKRQPQDVPGGSALGHVSPQGPEGPAEEDPAAGAFQGYLKQTRCTEEKAAKSGLLEEESSSTDGLGPQFRMRLDTEMGWPLPALAKGYMKQEPPEMPLAPPGDPAGPWNQSVEEWSLLSLTSCGEHRTSDWSFAHDLAPRDPVATPGCLLDNFDSDMGALPLISSLLTNE